In Quercus lobata isolate SW786 chromosome 12, ValleyOak3.0 Primary Assembly, whole genome shotgun sequence, a genomic segment contains:
- the LOC115970255 gene encoding zinc finger protein GIS2-like, with protein sequence MSDNDKNPTSRLKLFGFPLTDHHQELPDKTENFEDHRKFTCQFCERAFANSQALGGHQNAHKRERQRARRAQFQSGRRCSILSSQSVRSAPSIYPRGYIANGTNAVPIFDLQGHPNCNGSRPLLISSSFARFPSRFFVTNSLQLADNAQSFAEFSGKLPAEGEEGVDLHLKLSPSG encoded by the coding sequence ATGTCTGATAACGATAAGAACCCAACTTCGAGACTGAAACTATTCGGTTTTCCATTAACAGATCACCACCAAGAACTTCCAGACAAGACAGAAAACTTTGAAGATCACAGAAAATTCACTTGTCAATTTTGTGAGAGAGCTTTTGCCAACTCCCAAGCGCTAGGGGGCCACCAAAATGCACACAAGCGAGAGCGTCAAAGAGCTAGGCGTGCTCAGTTTCAGAGTGGCAGACGGTGCTCAATTCTCAGCTCTCAATCTGTGAGATCAGCACCCTCCATTTATCCAAGAGGGTACATCGCCAATGGTACTAATGCTGTACCTATCTTCGACTTACAAGGACATCCCAATTGTAATGGATCGCGGCCGCTTTTAATTTCATCATCATTTGCTCGATTTCCTTCTCGATTTTTCGTGACGAATTCCTTGCAACTTGCTGATAATGCTCAGTCTTTTGCTGAATTCTCAGGTAAGTTGCCTGCAGAGGGGGAGGAAGGTGTTGATCTCCATCTAAAATTGTCTCCTTCTGGTTGA
- the LOC115970496 gene encoding uncharacterized protein LOC115970496, whose protein sequence is MDGFGSSNGYGGGGGGGGDRRLEIVSGKGFNSNHVYATRIDSPDLPPVPYAMARASQDGSSKPWGFNDPEVKRKKRIAQYKVYTVEGKVKASFRNGFRWIKAKCSQIVRGY, encoded by the coding sequence ATGGATGGGTTCGGGTCGAGCAATGGGTACGGCGGCGGCGGAGGCGGAGGTGGAGACCGGAGGTTAGAGATTGTGAGTGGCAAGGGCTTTAACTCGAACCACGTGTACGCCACTCGGATTGACTCGCCGGATCTCCCACCGGTTCCGTACGCGATGGCTCGGGCGAGTCAGGACGGGTCGTCGAAACCGTGGGGCTTCAATGACCCGGAggtgaagaggaagaagaggatcGCTCAGTATAAGGTTTACACGGTCGAAGGTAAGGTCAAAGCTTCGTTCAGAAATGGGTTCCGTTGGATCAAGGCTAAGTGCTCTCAGATCGTCCGAGGTTACTAG
- the LOC115970869 gene encoding uncharacterized protein LOC115970869 — translation MEQKASNFIINIDPNPENNIKTKQVSVYEKKKRGPMHLVKVALFMIRSRKSNKLKPLPVDVAPSKDSWKGLVASMRPLHLQSDQSSPPPSIVEALKPIVTSPMVEYFEDLHSPTYQSGASSSSSSEDGMSRYASAVNLQELNKDNDEDDEDEDGGDEMIDAKAEEFIAQFYQQMKLQQMDLVDDGH, via the coding sequence ATGGAACAAAAAGCATCAAACTTCATCATCAACATAGACCCTAACCCTGAAAACAACATCAAGACCAAGCAGGTTTCTGTCTATGAGAAAAAGAAGCGTGGTCCAATGCACCTTGTTAAAGTAGCATTGTTTATGATCCGAAGCCGCAAGTCCAATAAACTGAAACCCCTTCCTGTGGATGTGGCGCCGTCTAAGGACTCGTGGAAGGGTCTCGTGGCGTCTATGCGTCCCTTGCACCTTCAAAGCGATCAATCATCTCCACCACCCTCCATTGTTGAAGCCCTTAAACCTATTGTCACGTCGCCAATGGTCGAATACTTTGAGGATTTACATTCACCCACGTATCAATCTGGGGCAAGCTCTTCTTCGAGTTCTGAAGATGGTATGAGCCGCTATGCCTCCGCGGTTAACCTCCAGGAGCTAAACAAGGAtaatgatgaggatgatgaagatgaagatggtgGAGACGAGATGATTGATGCAAAGGCTGAGGAGTTCATTGCTCAGTTCTATCAACAAATGAAGCTGCAACAAATGGACTTGGTTGATGATGGTCATTAA
- the LOC115970871 gene encoding uncharacterized protein LOC115970871 → MPMKNRGVARKAWNILRLALLWARKGGVFKRRIMMELRQYIQRLGNNARQDRLHHGERELSFDETPIFHVKMNRRSASMRFRLPNIPCITNPQVDFDYDDDFIEEQAYGYDDGRNSFLKGQDEDDEEEEEEIVPSCEQEDGIDSKAEEFIAKFYAQMKLQRQISYLQYK, encoded by the coding sequence atgCCAATGAAAAACCGTGGTGTAGCTCGTAAAGCATGGAACATCTTGCGTTTAGCATTGCTATGGGCACGTAAAGGTGGTGTCTTTAAACGCCGTATCATGATGGAACTACGTCAGTACATTCAAAGACTTGGCAACAATGCTAGGCAGGATCGACTTCACCATGGGGAGCGCGAGCTTTCCTTCGATGAGACCCCCATTTTCCATGTCAAGATGAACCGTCGTTCAGCCTCTATGCGCTTCCGCTTACCTAACATTCCATGCATAACCAACCCACAAGTGGATTTTGACTATGATGATGATTTTATTGAAGAACAAGCTTATGGCTATGATGATGGGAGGAACAGTTTTCTAAAGGGtcaagatgaagatgatgaagaagaagaagaagaaattgttCCCAGCTGTGAGCAGGAAGATGGGATTGATTCGAAAGCAGAAGAGTTTATTGCTAAATTCTATGCTCAAATGAAGCT